AATTGTGCTGCTTCTTGGAGCAGAATCATTCTTATGGATATCTGTGCTAATCCATATCTGATTGTTTTTCTGGGATGGGGTTTTATGACACACCTAAACTGATGCAAAGGCTGCTTGCTGCTGAAACTAGTGACCCTTTCCATGCCCATTTTTTACATGGGCATTTATACTTCTAATACACTCACCTTTGTGAGTCTATTGATGGATTCAAATTAGCAAAAAACTAAAGTCTTTTTGGGGGAGAGGAGAGTTAATTTTCTGCACATGTGGCTTCTTGAAACAGCATATTACAAGAACTTGAACACCAGGACTGTGTCAGGAGATTCAGCAGGAGCAGGTTTTTCCTGCCTTCCAGCAGCTAGCTGTGCTCTTGGCTTAAACCAATTAAACTGCTTCTTTAGGTGTAACTCTGGCAGGTAGAAATGGTTTTGTAATTAATCGTCCATGGAAATTGGGCTTCTCGGGTGACTAGTGAGACTTGGCAATGTTCCCTTTAGTCAGCTATCTGTAGTTTACTGTGCAAGGTAACAAGGGAATTCTTTTCTGTGGGGGGCAGCAGTTCCCCGTGTCCCATGAGTATGAAGGTAGGGATCTGGGGTGCACACACCAGCAGCCTGCCTGCTGTTAGCTCACAAGCTGTACAGGCACCTCTTCTCAGTCTGTGTTAGGGAACTCCAGTGGGAAGGTTTGTAAAAGGGAGTTACATCTTCTGTCCAAAGAATCCTGAATCGAGATGCTTGTATTTTGTAGGGATCCCTGCAGAAGAAGTGAAAGAAGCGTACATGGGTAATGTCTTGCAGGCTGGCCAAGGACAAGCTCCAGCAAGACAAGCAGCCCTTGGTGCAGGTATTCAGTCTCTTGATACTGAGGTTAAAGGTTTTCTGTCTTTATGTAGATCATTGAGCTGCAAGTTAAAGCAGATGCCCACCCAGCCTTTTGGCAAGACAATCTGTGTAGGCTTTTTCCCCCATGATGGGTGAAGAGAATATGCTGCACTCCTGTAGTGGGCCTGATTGTGCATCCTCAGGAACCAGTGTATGCACAGTGGAACTTACTGCCTATGGTGTTTGCAGAACCTGGAGAAGATGATACTGGAGACCAGGCTGCTACTTCCAGAGCACTTTATGCTGGTGATGGATGCTGCTCTGTGAATCtctaatgaaacattttttttcttcagtgtatcATTACACTTAAGCCTGGATGGGTAAGGGGTCAGTGAGTTCCCTAGAACTGCAGATAAGAGTATGTCATTACACACACCTTCCTGTGGAGTCTGGAGCTGTCACTGGAGGGATTCACTTTATAAACTGCAGCACAAATGTTACTGGAATGCAGGAATTATTTTCCTCACCTTTTTGCCATGGGGATGAGATTCCCTACCTTCACTTGACTGTAGGAAGGTCTGTGGGTCAGGGAAGAAGGGGATACTTTCTTGGCTCTCTCCCTGTActttttttgaaagagaaggaaCTGCTTTCAAGTGAGGTAATGGAATCAATGCatctcttctctttcccctgGCTAGTTTCTCCACCTCACTGCTGGTATGGAGCTGATGTCCTGGTAGCAGAGCAAGTCAAGGTTAGAGGCAGTGATGAAATGTgcctgagctgagctgcagagcccaaAGTTCTTGTATTGAACACTTGGGAACAAGAATAAATCTAAACTCATGTGAACCTGACACCTGGCACTTTTGGTCTTGTTCAGCATTGTGTGTGATTAGTAGTCCCAATACTTCTGAGGTCTGTCTCCTTGCCAGTTGCTCAGTTCCACGGCTCCTTTAAACGTTTGCAGTCTTGAATGTGCCTTAGAGATTggggtgtcaggaggaggaACAGTTCTGGAGTTGCTTCCCTGATCCTCTGTCTCTGATTCTTCACTTGTTTGCTCCCTTACCGTGAGCAGTTGGTTGAAGAGAAGAAACCTCAAGAGGTTCCAAGAAGAATAGTAAGTAGTGGGGAGGGTGGATAAATTGCTCTGCTAGGCTAAATAGTGCAAGGTGGACACCCTGGGCACAAATAAAACTTGGTCTTGTATGAAATATTGCTGAGACTCTCTACCCTGTAAGTAATACTGTTGTTTGTACAACTTTCTTTGACTCAGGTCTGCCAATCTGCACTCCTAGTACAACTGTCAATAAAGTCTGTGCTTCAGGAATGAAATCAATCATGATGGCAGCACAAAGCTTGATGTGTGGGAGTCAGGTATGTGAATACTAGTGCTGTTTTGTGCAAAAAAACACAACTAATGCTGTAGATCCTGTACTACTGATGACTGTGCTCTTTGATTTGGgatggtgttttggtttgtggtaATATCTAATTAGCAAGATTTTCCTTATGCAACCTTAATTTTCTAATCACTTaagtatgttttgttttaaaacagaaaaaaaaagaggtaaataTTATAGTTAGGAAGTTGTGTAGTGTATTTTTAGAGCTCAGCAAAtaaggtggattttttttttctgggtgtGTTTACATCCTGAGATGTAAACAGAATGTTTACATTCCCCCACCCCACTTCTCACCCcaacccccaaaacataattATGGGAACTTTTGAGCTCTTTGGTTTGAAAAACTGAGGAAATTTTTATAGACTTAGTTTTTGCTGAAATACATTTATTCTTGAATTTCAGACACTTTCAACACTTAAATGAATTAAATATACAcattaaataaatgttatttccaAGTACATTAAAGATGTTTCAggctttaaaaactattttagaaGAAGCAGAATCTGTTGTTGCTGAATAAGTGTTTCCTTTGAAGAGCTCAGTGGACGGGAATTGCTCATCTTTGTCAACTGTGTCCCAAGATTCTCTATACAGTGGGGAGAAATAGTATCACTTAATGGGAGGCTGGGAGAAAACACCATCTTCAGGAAGCTGTTAAATGCTGTGCAGCAAAGAATATGGGACAAGCGTGAATGTGAAGAAAGACATTCCaatttttctcttaattctGTACTCAAAGCATTTTGTCAACATCTCCCCTTCTCTGAAGTGAAAGTATTGTCAGTTCAATATATACTTTTGGGTTACAGAGTAAGTGGCTCATAAGTTTGGAACAAAAGTGAAATATGTAAGTTTTGTTGTCCTTTCTGTGAGAATAACAGTATAGCTGAGTTAAGCAACTCTTACTGCCTTGGCCTTGCTCTGCAGAGAATGGCACTTTGTGGGGTGCctgctgaagtcagtggaagCTTTACCACAGACTTTGAGCCAGGCCCGGCATGCCTGAACAAATAGCTATGTTTGGACCCCGTGACTCTGAGTGGTCGTGTGTTTGCTCGGTTTGACAGATGCAGACCCTGAGCTCTGAAGAGAACTGGAGTTTTCAGCTGAGCTAAGCATAcatgctgtgctgccagtctcGGCAAAAGCAGAGCCTCAGCCAGTTACTAGTCTCTTAGAGCTATAAATTATGGGTGGTTTTGGTATTTGTTAGTTTTCCCTGGCTGCAGACTGTGAGGTATCTGTGGTATGAAGGTCAGTGACGGTTCCCAGTGGCTTGAGTCAATGTGCACCATTGTATAAACAATTGTTGGAACTCTATCTCCGAGTCTTTCCCTTCATGGAACTGAAATGCCAGGGACCCTTGTTGTTCTGATctatggacatgttcctatgcgacctgatctaggtgaacctgtttctgcagggaggctggactagatgatctctaaaggtcccttccaacccctaccattctatgattctatgatttctgcaTCCATAGCTCAGCTGCCTGTCCAGTTTGTTTCCAGACTTTTGTTTATTACTTCATGTCACTGTTCCCAGATCTAGTTTATAATCTATTCTGAACCAAACCATTATTTATCTGAGtcttaatttaaagaaaaagaaaaagctttcatctttttcttattgttgttcttaTGTAAAATCTGTTTGAATTTTGGTTTTGGGGTATAGCCTGATGAACAATTGGGAAACTTATGGCCCTTGTAGCTTTGCTGTTTACAGGTTCTCTGTTTGCTTTGTCTCAGTTTGAAAAGTATACCAATTTATAAATGCCCATAATGATTCAGCTCCATTCCATTTCAGTAATCATAAATTACCAACATCTCCTTTTCCATGAGAAATTACCAACATCTCCTTTTCCATTCCAATCATGTTGTAAGTCTTTACACAGTCATCTCTTTACACAATAAGATGAAATAATGTTATGTAAAACACACTTGTAAAGGTACTTGTAAATCTCCTTCTCTTCTTATTGGTCTCTTAGGTCCTGACTGGTGCTTGTTCCACAGGGACAAGAGAAACAAATTTTTGtttgagaaacaaaaatgagaaatttacagaaaagggaaatgttTAAAGTAAAATTCATAATTTGATCTTGGAAGCTTTTGAAGCAAAAGTGCAAGAGAGTGACGTGGCCCTTGCAGCTTTCTAAAACTGCACACAAGACTGAGGGGCAGTTGTTCTGTCAGGGTGGATTAACTGTCCTCAGCTGttgctcctgctgcttgctTTTTATATGCataaagatttttcttccctctttctctaAGACTCTTCAGAAATACAATTAATATTTATTCCTGCAAGAGGCCATAGAGAACACTCTGGGTTAttaacagttttgtttcctctgaGCAGGACGTCATGGTTGCTGGTGGAATGGAGAGCATGTCTAATGTTCCCTACACAATGAGCAGAGGGGCAACGCCTTACGGAGGGGTAAAGCTGGAAGACCTGATAGTAAAAGATGGGCTGACAGATGCTTATAACCATATCCATATGGTAAATACTCATGCTGAAGTGTCATCCATAGATCTGATACAGCTTTTGAAGAGTTTGCTTAGAATTGTTACAAAATTGCCACAACCTAGCAATGAGGAGTAACTGGAATGGAGAAGGAAAGTCTTCAGTTTCCAGGCTTCATGTGGTAACTGTAGTGGAGAGGCTACACAGGTGACCGAAACACAGTAGCACATTGTGTGTTAAGGTTCATCTCTGATTGAAGACTGAGCATCCTAGAGCAGGgatttcaaaaggaaataaattctgCTACTGCTGGATTGCTGTCGCTCTGTGTGAGAGAGCAGTCCAGCTGCCCCATGCCTCTGAGGGTACTGCTCTGTATGGTTTGTCAGGCGCTTCTGATTATTTTCCTTCCCCCAATGTACATAGCTCATGTCTTCTATTGGAAGGTTTGAGTCAGCTGATGCACTTATCAACATGTAACTTAAATTGGCTGATCAACTGCAAACTTaagatgggtttggaaaacaGCTGATAGGGAGATAGTGAAGAACAAGGATCAGAGAGGAACAGTTTGACTAGACAGTAACTACTTTCAGTTCAAAAACCTTTCTGACCTTTGCCCATGGATCCATCAGTTATGGTTCTTGCTAAGGTACAGGAAAATGTGTCATGAAGGATATCGTGCTGTGATCCATACACTTGCTGTAGCCCTCACTGTGTGGTTTGTTCTTTTTGCAcagagcatgtgtgtgtgtagagCACACTCTGCTTAGGCTGTTGCTTGAAATTCACTCCCACATTTTGACTAAAAAGGATTTTGATTGTGAGGATTTCTGCAGGAATACAAACAGTGGCTTTGCTAGTTCCTGTGTGTGGGGAGCTGGTTACAAAGCACAAAGTGTTAATGGATTGGAACAATATTTCagaactttttgtcttcattaGAGCAGCTATAAGTTGGTTGGAAAACCTTAACAGTCTATGGGGGAATACACAGGAAGGCCCATCTGGTGTCTGTAGGAACCTACTCTTGTCATATTCAGGCCACAGACAAAGTGTCTGGTGTTGTGAACTCCTTAAATCCTTTAACTGCGTAGAAGTGAACTTCTTGTTTGCAGAACTGGAGGAACACGGTAATAAAGGGCTTTGTGTTGATTCATTCAGTTTTCTGCAGAAATGAGAGGTGGAACAGAacccatttaaaaacaaatctttcaGGTTGACTAAATGAGTATCTTTTAAAGATTTATTTCCTCACCAGGTGTTTAGGCAGCATCTGTAATGAATTATTATTGTATAATTATGAATATGATTGACCTATGTATAAAACTATTTGATTAATTGATTCTATTTATGTTATTCCAGTTATTAGACAGAAGGTATACACACTTTCCTTGGTAGAATATCAGATCTTTAAAGCTAAGCGTGTCTGTCCCTGCCCTTGTAACCTTTGGGGTAGGCAACCACTTAATGTTGTGGAAACAGTAGTGGGATGATAGTGTGCTGCCATGCAGTGAAATCTccactggcttgagagttgggcagagaggaacctcatgaggttcaataaggaccagtgcagagtcctgcatctgggaaggaacaaccccatgtaccaggaCAGGCCGGGGATTGACTTTGCTCTGCAGAGTGAAACCTGGGAGTGCttgttgacaataaactaaccatgagccagcaatgtgccctcgtggccaagaaggccaatggcatcctgggatgcatcaagaagagtgtgaccagcaggtcaagggaggttcttctctgcctctactctgccctggtgagacctcatctggagtcctggtccagttctgggctccccagctcaagagggacagagaacttcaagaggcagtccagcacagggccaccaagatgatcaggggactggaacatcttcctgatgaagaaagactgcaggaactgggactgtttagtctggagaagaggagactgagggggaatctcattcatatttacaattatctaaatagtgcatgtcaggaggttggggcatctctttttttctatagtagctagtaacaggacaagcggtaatgagatgaagctggaacacaaaaagttccatttaaacataagaaaaaactatttgactgttagggtgagggagccctggcacaggctgcccagaggggttgtggagtctccttctctggaggttttaaaaacctgcctggatgtgttcctgtgtgacctgatctaggtgatcctgcttctgcaggggtgttggactagatgatctctaaaggtcccttccaatcatGATGGGAACTTACTCTGCTGTGGCTGAACAAAGATCTTCAGTCACCAAAGATGGCAGCCCTCAGCACTTTAAAGCTTGCTTTTGCATGCAGCTTTTTAACTTGGAAGGAAGGTTCCTTCATGACTTTAATAATTTGGATCCAGAAACATTTCCTAATTCTGAAGATGATATTCCAAACTGAGAAGTTACTGTTTGATCATGACAACCTAAATTAGGAGCAGACACCAAATTCTTATCACCTTCAATTCTGGAAATCTGCTGGTTGagttttttctgttacatttctaCTTACACCTCCAGAAATGCCAAACCTAATGTGCCTGGTTTTTCTCCAAGGGCAACTGTGCTGAAAACACTGCCAAGAAGTTCACAATTTCACGAGAGGAACAAGACACTTATGCCATAGGCTCTTACACTAAGAGCAAGACAGCCTGGGATGCTGGAATACTGAAGAATGAAATAGTCCCTGTCACTATATCAAAAAAAGGTATTATGGAAAGGTGTGATGAAATGAATTGTTTCTTGAAGGCTGGCACGTAGGATTTGTTCAGTTCTGCTGATTAAACATGCAGTCCTCAGGAGTGCTAGGTTTGGATAAGTGAAGAATGTTCTATTAGGCAGACTTGCtggtgagcagcagcctgggaccTGTGATGCTTctgtattttacattttctttattgttacataccttttcttcttcactttttAAGCGGAACGTGACTCAAGGACATTTGTGCTTTAATATCCCTCTTTAATTACATTAAAGATACGGTCTTTGTCCCTTCCATTCAGCCTCCAAGCACTGTAAATGGATTTGCTGTGAACCAGTTGGATGAAGGcataattgttttgtttttgtaagtGCATTTCTTGAAGTGCATTTTACATGTGTTTACATCTTTTAACTGAAAGAAATTGTTTAAATAAAGCAGCAGTTCATTAGAGTTCTGTGTTAGAATGTCTTAGGAATGGAGTCTTGTAGAAAATACTAAACCAAGTCTGAATTTCAGGAAAGCCAGACATAGAAGTGaatgaagatgaagaatacAAACGTGTTGATTTTAGCAAAGTTCCGAAGCTGAAAGCtgttttccaaaaagaaaatggtaaatatttttaaattagctGCTTTTTCCTTGCCCTTGGAAGAAAATTCTTTGTTACAGTGAAGAGTACTGTTCACAGAGCTTGAATGCCCAGTGGTAGTCCATTAACTTGTAAGTGTCTGCTACGACAAAGATAGGCTTCATAGGGGCATAAACTGACTTGGATTAAAAGGTGGTCCAAGAACCTTAAACCAGTGAAAATCTCTGTTTTGCACgtttactttaaaaattgtGGAACAGATTAGTTTCAGTTGAGCTGTTGCCTTGTTGCCAAGGCTAAGCTCCCATTTGGATGGGAGCCGGGGTGCCTGTGTAGCTGCCTGTCACATTGTTCCGGATCTGTAACTGCTGAATTCCCTCTGGCTAAGCCCAGGTCGCCACTCGGTCGCCACCTCCTGGAGCCGGGAGCGTGTTGGTGCTGGCAGCGTGGCTGCTGCCGAGGGCGTGCCCTGTGTACCAACACGTGGGGGTGTACTTGGCTAATCAAACTGGTtaaaaaacctcatttttagtGAACTCAGTGCAACAGATGCCACCGTAGTGTCGAGACCTTGTGTTCAAGGGCCTACAAGGTAAAAAACCCAGTCCTTAGCAGAGGCCATCCGTGAGCTATGTGACCCTTGCCTCTGTTTAACACCACTTTGCCCTGCCCAGGAACCATCACAGCGGCCAACGCCAGTACCCTGAATGATGG
Above is a window of Colius striatus isolate bColStr4 chromosome 1, bColStr4.1.hap1, whole genome shotgun sequence DNA encoding:
- the ACAT1 gene encoding acetyl-CoA acetyltransferase, mitochondrial isoform X3 produces the protein MGNVLQAGQGQAPARQAALGAGLPICTPSTTVNKVCASGMKSIMMAAQSLMCGSQDVMVAGGMESMSNVPYTMSRGATPYGGVKLEDLIVKDGLTDAYNHIHMGNCAENTAKKFTISREEQDTYAIGSYTKSKTAWDAGILKNEIVPVTISKKGKPDIEVNEDEEYKRVDFSKVPKLKAVFQKENGTITAANASTLNDGAAALVLMTAEAAKRLKVKPLARIVAFADAAVDPIDFPVAPAYAVPKILSETGLKKEDIAMWEINEAFSVVVLANMKMLGIDPQKVNVNGGAVSLGHPIGMSGARIVVHMAHALKQGQYGLAGICNGGGGASAILIEKL